A genomic window from Phycisphaerales bacterium includes:
- the floA gene encoding flotillin-like protein FloA (flotillin-like protein involved in membrane lipid rafts): MHHVSMLTLAQATKQDMIIWVVIGIVGLVLFFVFIFLLQFISLYIQAMTSNAHVGMLDMIGMKLRKVDIRTVVINRIRAVKSGMDIPTNMIETHYLAGGRVSNVISAMIAARGARIELPWNIATAIDLAGRDILDAVHTSVNPKVIDCPSANGPRGTIDAVAKDGIQLKVKARVTVRTNIARLVGGATEETIIARVGQGIVSTIGSANDHKAVLENPDDISKKVMSTGLDAGTAFEILSIDIADVDVGDNIGAQLQAAQAEADKKRFQAEAEKRRALALALEQENKARIEENKALVVLAEADVPKAIADAFRNGRLGVMDYYKLQNLQADTSMRGSIAGDGNTRPNV, translated from the coding sequence ATGCACCACGTTTCAATGCTCACGCTCGCCCAGGCCACCAAGCAGGACATGATCATCTGGGTCGTGATCGGCATCGTTGGCCTGGTCCTCTTCTTCGTGTTCATCTTCCTGCTGCAGTTCATCAGCCTGTACATCCAGGCGATGACCAGCAACGCCCACGTGGGCATGCTGGACATGATCGGGATGAAGCTGCGGAAGGTGGACATCCGCACGGTGGTGATCAACCGGATCCGCGCCGTCAAGAGCGGCATGGACATCCCCACCAACATGATCGAGACCCACTACCTGGCCGGCGGGCGGGTGAGCAACGTGATCTCGGCGATGATCGCGGCCCGGGGTGCCCGCATCGAGCTGCCCTGGAACATCGCCACCGCCATTGATCTCGCGGGCCGCGACATCCTGGACGCGGTGCACACCTCGGTGAACCCCAAGGTGATCGACTGCCCCAGCGCCAACGGGCCGCGGGGGACCATCGACGCGGTGGCCAAGGACGGCATCCAGCTGAAGGTCAAGGCCCGCGTGACGGTGCGCACGAATATCGCCCGGCTGGTGGGCGGCGCCACCGAGGAGACCATCATCGCACGCGTGGGGCAGGGCATCGTGTCCACCATCGGCTCGGCCAACGACCACAAGGCGGTGCTGGAGAACCCCGACGACATCAGCAAGAAGGTGATGAGCACCGGCCTGGACGCGGGCACGGCCTTCGAGATCCTCTCCATCGACATCGCCGACGTCGACGTCGGGGACAACATCGGCGCCCAGCTGCAGGCGGCGCAGGCCGAGGCCGACAAGAAGCGCTTCCAGGCCGAGGCGGAGAAGCGGCGTGCCCTGGCCCTGGCCCTCGAGCAGGAGAACAAGGCGCGGATCGAGGAGAACAAGGCCCTGGTGGTGCTGGCCGAGGCCGACGTGCCCAAGGCCATCGCCGACGCCTTCCGCAACGGCCGCCTGGGCGTGATGGACTACTACAAGCTGCAGAACCTGCAGGCCGACACCTCGATGCGCGGCTCGATCGCCGGCGACGGCAACACGCGGCCCAACGTGTAA
- a CDS encoding ATP-binding protein: MLGPPGSGKTMMAKALPGVLPPLTPEEAIEITRIYSAAGQLNPGQGLIATRPVRSPHHTASSAAIVGGGVVPRPGEISLSHRGVLFLDELAEFPRDVLEGLRQPMEDHVVTIARSHSAVRFPANFMLIAAMNPTPKGDLSPGEAGKREMERYMARLSGPLLDRIDIHVEAPAVPWKELTAGTQHAKPTKPGTTTAQMKEQVERARAAQHARQGATTPNARLSGKQLDTLAPMDQAAHEMLGQALTELGLSARAYDKVRRVARTIADLEGAPTLATHHVSEAVSYRLLDRKV, from the coding sequence ATGCTCGGCCCCCCCGGCAGCGGCAAGACCATGATGGCCAAGGCGCTGCCGGGCGTGCTGCCGCCGCTCACGCCCGAGGAGGCGATCGAGATCACGCGCATCTACTCGGCCGCGGGCCAGCTCAACCCCGGGCAGGGTCTCATCGCCACCCGCCCCGTCCGCTCGCCCCACCACACCGCCAGCTCCGCGGCCATCGTCGGCGGCGGCGTCGTGCCGCGGCCGGGCGAGATCTCCTTGTCGCACAGAGGGGTCCTGTTCCTCGACGAGCTCGCCGAGTTCCCCCGCGACGTGCTCGAGGGTTTAAGGCAGCCCATGGAGGACCACGTCGTCACCATCGCCCGCTCGCACTCGGCCGTGCGCTTCCCCGCCAACTTCATGCTCATCGCGGCCATGAACCCGACGCCCAAGGGCGACCTCTCGCCCGGCGAGGCGGGCAAGCGCGAGATGGAGCGGTACATGGCCCGCCTCAGCGGCCCGCTGCTGGACCGCATCGACATCCACGTCGAGGCCCCCGCGGTGCCGTGGAAGGAGCTCACCGCGGGCACGCAGCACGCCAAGCCGACCAAGCCTGGCACCACAACCGCGCAGATGAAAGAGCAGGTGGAACGCGCCCGCGCCGCCCAGCACGCCCGCCAGGGCGCCACCACCCCCAACGCCCGCCTCTCCGGCAAGCAGCTCGACACCCTTGCGCCCATGGACCAGGCCGCGCACGAGATGCTGGGCCAGGCCCTCACGGAACTCGGTCTCTCCGCCCGGGCCTACGACAAGGTCCGGCGCGTCGCCCGCACCATCGCCGACCTCGAGGGCGCCCCCACGCTCGCGACCCACCACGTCTCCGAGGCCGTTTCGTACCGATTGCTGGACCGCAAGGTGTAA